In one window of Skermanella rosea DNA:
- a CDS encoding methyl-accepting chemotaxis protein — MLSRFSLKIQIGLIGAVGAAALVLLAGFQTYERARENSFASKAQSASTLNDRIVALQLALLDARRAEKDFLLRSEEKYATRNAATVARANSLIADSIAHPASGEIAGRLDRIRAELSSYGNSFSTVAATRIRIGLKETDGLLGSLRSSVRAVENTLKDRDQPRLTIAMLMMRRHEKDFLARVDSKYVEEMKKRQAEFAAELATSTLPGDVAAEITEKMAAYQRDFLALAEATLGLGDQLKELSEAYARMEPILTEASDIQERARAEALAGSEEVGRDAERLGWIALAGIVTAMLVLSLMISRGVTAPLLALGDVMQRQAKGDLDTPVPGMDRRDEVGEMARSVEVFRANGLEMRRLAAERRQAEARAAEERRAALLQVADGFESQVKGIVEAVAAAAMQVESAAQTVASSSEQTRQQSTAISGASEEASRNVNMIAGASEELSSSIQEIGRQVALSGEITAAAVREADDANRTVEGLSNSVQSIGDVVQLINDIASQTNLLALNATIEAARAGEAGKGFAIVASEVKNLAAQTARATEEIQAKVSEVQGSAGSAVSGIRGIGATVVRINEISTTVASAVEEQSAATSEIAGNVQQAAVGTQEVSRNVAGMMTAATEAGSASGQLLDAARGLARDTDRMRREVGAFLDRVRAG; from the coding sequence ATGCTCTCACGTTTCAGCCTGAAGATACAGATCGGTCTTATCGGGGCGGTCGGGGCCGCGGCCCTGGTGCTGCTGGCCGGCTTCCAGACTTACGAGCGGGCGCGCGAGAACAGCTTTGCGTCCAAGGCACAGTCGGCATCCACCCTGAATGACAGGATAGTGGCGCTTCAACTGGCGCTTCTCGATGCCCGGCGGGCCGAGAAGGACTTCCTGCTGCGCAGCGAAGAGAAGTATGCGACGCGCAACGCGGCCACGGTCGCGCGGGCGAACAGCCTGATAGCCGATTCCATCGCGCATCCCGCGTCGGGTGAGATCGCAGGGCGCCTCGACCGGATCAGGGCCGAACTGTCCTCGTACGGCAACAGCTTCTCGACGGTCGCGGCGACGCGTATCCGCATCGGCCTGAAGGAGACCGACGGTCTCCTGGGTTCCCTGCGGTCCTCGGTCAGGGCGGTGGAGAACACGCTTAAGGACAGGGACCAGCCGCGGCTCACGATCGCCATGCTGATGATGCGCCGGCACGAGAAGGACTTCCTGGCCCGTGTCGACTCCAAGTACGTCGAGGAGATGAAGAAGCGGCAGGCCGAGTTCGCGGCTGAATTGGCCACCTCGACCCTGCCCGGCGACGTCGCGGCGGAGATCACGGAAAAGATGGCCGCCTATCAGCGCGACTTCCTCGCCCTGGCAGAAGCCACGCTCGGCCTGGGCGACCAGTTGAAGGAGCTGTCCGAGGCCTACGCCCGCATGGAACCGATCCTCACCGAGGCCTCCGACATCCAGGAGAGGGCGAGGGCGGAGGCGCTGGCCGGAAGCGAGGAGGTCGGCCGCGACGCGGAGCGGCTGGGCTGGATCGCGCTGGCGGGCATCGTCACGGCCATGCTGGTGCTGAGCCTCATGATCTCGCGCGGGGTCACGGCTCCCCTGCTCGCGCTCGGAGACGTCATGCAAAGGCAGGCGAAGGGCGACCTGGACACGCCCGTTCCCGGCATGGATCGCCGCGACGAGGTGGGCGAGATGGCTCGAAGCGTCGAGGTGTTCCGCGCCAACGGCCTGGAGATGCGCCGCCTGGCAGCGGAGCGGCGGCAGGCGGAGGCCAGGGCCGCGGAAGAGCGCCGGGCAGCGCTGCTTCAGGTGGCCGACGGGTTCGAAAGCCAGGTCAAGGGGATCGTCGAAGCTGTGGCTGCCGCCGCGATGCAGGTGGAATCGGCGGCGCAGACCGTCGCGTCCTCGTCAGAGCAGACGCGGCAGCAATCCACCGCGATCTCCGGCGCCTCCGAGGAGGCATCGCGGAACGTCAACATGATCGCCGGCGCGTCCGAGGAACTCAGCTCCTCCATCCAGGAGATCGGCCGGCAGGTCGCCCTGTCCGGCGAAATCACCGCGGCGGCCGTGAGGGAAGCCGACGACGCCAACCGCACGGTGGAGGGACTGTCTAACTCGGTACAGTCGATCGGCGACGTGGTCCAGCTGATCAACGATATCGCCAGCCAGACCAACCTCCTGGCCCTGAACGCCACGATCGAGGCGGCACGCGCCGGAGAAGCCGGCAAGGGTTTCGCCATTGTCGCGTCCGAGGTCAAGAACCTCGCCGCCCAGACAGCCAGGGCAACCGAGGAGATCCAGGCCAAGGTTTCGGAAGTCCAGGGGTCCGCGGGCTCCGCGGTCTCGGGCATCCGGGGCATCGGTGCCACAGTGGTCCGGATCAACGAAATTTCCACGACGGTCGCTTCGGCCGTGGAGGAGCAGAGCGCCGCGACCAGCGAGATCGCCGGCAACGTCCAGCAGGCCGCGGTCGGCACGCAGGAAGTCTCGCGCAACGTGGCCGGCATGATGACGGCCGCCACGGAAGCGGGATCGGCATCGGGCCAGCTGCTCGACGCGGCGCGCGGGCTGGCGCGCGACACCGACCGGATGCGGCGCGAGGTGGGCGCGTTCCTGGACCGCGTCAGGGCGGGCTGA
- a CDS encoding protoglobin domain-containing protein: MSNDLDREARLGFLGINDETRSALRNFAPTLDATLPKTLDRFYEHLATDAEMRVMLTGVSIDRLKEAQRRHWTSLFAGTFDDAQLERTVQIGTTHQRIGLEPRWYIGGYSLAMGDLMDAAVSRYRWQPAQLRRVLRAIVQTVFLDMDLAISCYIESGDQNRQKELWHLADTLEREVHSVVSQVAERGGHVSDIATQTSAAIDRVAGNATAVASAAEQATASFETVAAAGEQLSASVSEISRQVSVSRTVTRQAVDQAGSANLSVQGLATAAGEIGQIVRVINEIAGQTNLLALNATIEAARAGEAGKGFAVVANEVKALASQTARATEQISAQIARIQAETEKAVSGIQSIVGVIHEVEAISAGIAAAIEQQTASTGEISRSVLEAAAGTRQVAASITEVAHDTGEASELMHEVRSETGTMTQHVGHLQNEIDRLMSTMRTHEVFDRRRHRRHPVGFSATVSVGGTGRQVGLVDLSAGGVGLVGTVTGSAGGMVELVLPGLEAAIRGQILSTERDITHLKFERTLTPVELAGLLRSGQMAA, from the coding sequence ATGTCGAACGATCTGGATCGCGAAGCAAGGCTTGGATTCCTTGGAATCAATGACGAAACGCGATCGGCCTTGCGGAACTTCGCTCCGACCCTCGATGCGACCCTGCCGAAGACCTTGGACAGGTTCTATGAGCATCTCGCCACCGACGCCGAGATGCGGGTCATGCTGACCGGCGTTTCGATCGACCGTCTCAAGGAGGCGCAGCGCCGTCACTGGACGAGTCTGTTCGCAGGGACCTTCGACGACGCCCAACTGGAGCGGACGGTCCAGATCGGTACCACGCACCAGCGTATCGGCCTCGAGCCGCGCTGGTACATCGGCGGCTATTCCCTGGCGATGGGCGACCTGATGGACGCGGCGGTCAGTCGCTACCGCTGGCAGCCGGCCCAGCTGAGGCGGGTGCTCCGGGCGATCGTCCAGACGGTCTTCCTGGACATGGACCTGGCGATCTCCTGCTATATCGAGAGCGGCGACCAGAACCGGCAGAAGGAGCTGTGGCACCTTGCCGACACGCTGGAGCGGGAAGTCCATTCGGTCGTGTCCCAGGTCGCCGAGCGCGGCGGCCATGTTTCCGACATCGCGACGCAGACATCGGCCGCGATCGACCGCGTGGCCGGCAACGCGACCGCCGTGGCGTCTGCGGCCGAGCAGGCCACCGCCAGCTTCGAGACCGTGGCCGCCGCGGGCGAGCAGCTCTCCGCCTCGGTATCGGAGATCAGCCGGCAGGTCAGCGTTTCGCGCACCGTCACCCGGCAGGCGGTCGATCAGGCGGGATCCGCGAACCTCTCGGTGCAGGGGCTGGCGACCGCCGCGGGGGAGATCGGGCAGATAGTCCGGGTGATCAACGAGATCGCCGGCCAGACCAACCTCCTGGCCCTCAACGCCACGATCGAGGCGGCACGCGCAGGCGAGGCCGGGAAGGGATTCGCGGTGGTCGCCAACGAGGTGAAGGCGCTGGCATCGCAGACCGCGCGCGCGACCGAGCAGATCTCCGCCCAGATCGCGCGCATCCAGGCCGAGACCGAGAAGGCGGTGTCGGGTATCCAGAGCATCGTCGGCGTGATCCACGAGGTGGAGGCGATCTCCGCCGGCATCGCAGCCGCGATCGAGCAGCAGACCGCCTCGACCGGAGAGATCAGCCGCAGCGTCTTGGAAGCCGCCGCCGGGACGCGGCAGGTCGCCGCCAGCATCACCGAAGTGGCCCACGATACCGGCGAGGCGTCGGAGCTGATGCACGAGGTGCGGTCCGAAACCGGCACCATGACCCAGCATGTCGGCCACCTCCAGAACGAGATCGATCGGCTGATGAGCACGATGAGGACTCACGAGGTGTTCGACCGCCGGAGACACCGGCGACACCCCGTCGGTTTCTCGGCGACGGTATCCGTCGGCGGTACCGGGAGGCAGGTCGGGCTGGTCGACCTGTCGGCGGGCGGCGTCGGGCTCGTCGGGACCGTCACGGGTTCGGCCGGCGGGATGGTCGAGCTTGTCCTTCCCGGACTTGAGGCCGCGATCAGGGGGCAGATCCTCTCGACGGAGCGCGACATCACCCACCTGAAGTTCGAGCGGACGCTGACGCCGGTCGAACTGGCGGGCCTGCTGCGATCGGGCCAGATGGCGGCATGA
- a CDS encoding NAD+ synthase yields MTDLLAIALAQLNPTTGAIDQNIDRIRAARAEASARGADLMVCAAMGVSGQPVEQLVLKPFFLDAVEQAVREFAGETKDGGPGVLVGAPWRVDGQVCNAVLMLDGGRVATIRTKHVLANGIPFDERHLFASGPVPGPVNFRGVRLGVMIADDMATADVAEALGECGAEILVVAGGDAVDLDTQDRRINLAVARVPETGLPLLYVNQVGGHDELVFDGSSFVLGADRALRIHAPAFRESLTVARWERGGDDAWICHEGELSAPPSGLAAAYQALMLGLRDHIGKSKRNGVLVGLTDGVDSALTAALAVDALGPDRVHCILLPSPDTGREFLEDGAEVAELLGCKIDEIAIAPALRAADAMLAPAFAGRDPDRADDDLRGSLRGAVLLALAEKFDAIALSSATRTDVAVGRSMLHGDLWGGFAVLKDVYRTTVVALANWRNRNLPDDSKGPAGRVVPERVITDTAVIGRRTGRDTGWALPPGDLLDDILRCLLDREMSVAEILDRDHDPVAVEQVWRLVAWAEHQRRQLPPGVRISGQGFGTGHRLPVVNGFTSIL; encoded by the coding sequence ATGACCGACCTCCTCGCCATCGCCCTGGCCCAGCTGAACCCGACCACGGGCGCCATCGACCAGAACATCGACCGTATCCGCGCGGCGCGGGCGGAGGCGTCCGCGCGCGGGGCGGACCTGATGGTCTGCGCCGCCATGGGCGTCTCGGGCCAGCCGGTCGAGCAGCTCGTCCTCAAGCCGTTCTTCCTGGACGCGGTCGAGCAGGCGGTCCGGGAATTCGCCGGGGAAACGAAGGATGGCGGGCCCGGTGTGCTGGTCGGCGCCCCCTGGCGGGTGGATGGGCAGGTCTGCAACGCCGTCCTGATGCTGGACGGCGGCCGGGTGGCCACCATCCGGACCAAGCATGTGCTGGCGAACGGGATCCCGTTCGACGAGCGGCACCTGTTCGCGTCCGGTCCGGTCCCTGGTCCGGTCAATTTCCGGGGTGTCCGCCTGGGCGTCATGATCGCCGACGACATGGCGACGGCCGACGTCGCCGAGGCGCTCGGCGAGTGCGGAGCCGAAATCCTGGTGGTCGCCGGGGGCGACGCGGTCGACCTGGACACCCAGGACCGCCGGATCAACCTCGCCGTGGCCCGGGTCCCCGAGACCGGGCTGCCGCTGCTGTATGTCAATCAGGTCGGCGGGCATGACGAACTGGTGTTCGACGGGTCGAGCTTCGTCCTGGGCGCGGATCGCGCGCTGCGGATCCACGCGCCCGCTTTCCGGGAAAGCCTGACGGTGGCCCGGTGGGAACGCGGCGGTGACGATGCCTGGATCTGCCACGAGGGGGAACTGTCGGCCCCGCCGTCCGGGCTGGCCGCGGCATATCAGGCGCTCATGCTGGGGCTGCGCGACCATATCGGGAAGAGCAAACGGAATGGCGTGCTGGTCGGCCTGACCGACGGCGTCGACAGCGCGTTGACGGCGGCGTTGGCCGTCGATGCGCTGGGTCCGGACCGGGTCCACTGCATCCTGTTGCCGTCTCCCGACACCGGCCGGGAGTTCCTGGAGGACGGCGCTGAGGTCGCGGAACTGCTCGGCTGCAAGATCGACGAGATCGCGATCGCGCCGGCCTTGCGGGCGGCCGATGCCATGCTCGCCCCGGCCTTCGCCGGCCGCGATCCCGACAGGGCGGATGACGACCTTCGAGGAAGCCTGCGCGGTGCCGTCCTGCTGGCCCTGGCGGAGAAGTTCGATGCGATCGCCCTGTCGTCGGCCACGCGGACCGACGTGGCAGTCGGACGGTCGATGCTCCATGGGGACCTGTGGGGCGGCTTCGCCGTGCTGAAGGACGTCTACCGGACCACCGTCGTGGCGCTGGCCAACTGGCGCAACCGCAACCTTCCCGACGATTCCAAGGGGCCGGCGGGCCGCGTGGTGCCCGAGCGGGTCATCACCGATACGGCCGTGATAGGGCGGCGGACCGGTCGGGACACGGGATGGGCGCTGCCCCCGGGCGACCTGCTCGACGACATCCTGCGCTGCCTCCTGGACCGGGAGATGAGCGTGGCCGAGATCCTGGACCGCGACCACGACCCGGTGGCCGTGGAACAGGTCTGGCGCCTGGTGGCCTGGGCGGAGCACCAGCGCCGCCAGCTTCCGCCGGGGGTCAGGATCAGCGGCCAAGGCTTCGGCACCGGCCACAGGCTGCCGGTCGTCAATGGGTTCACGTCGATCCTGTGA
- a CDS encoding cytochrome c peroxidase yields MRFSAIDPFHVLIGSLVCTLLGGMPALAERKFDPAVASVLADYVRPGSVPFPDDNPFTEAKAELGRKLFFDASLSGAGDRSCATCHAPVSGWQDGVPAHQGLDGTPLGRRTPSVQDAAWGELFFWDGRAGSLEEQALGPVQNPREMNQTLEGMVRTLEVDPEYPPLFARAFPEDPRITPVTVAKALATFQRTLVSGVTPFDRWVGGDGGAISEEAKRGFQVFTGPAGCSSCHSGWQFTDHAFHDIGLPGEDLGRGAILGLPELNHAFKTPPLRNVADRAPYMHDGSIGTLEGVVEHYRSGIVRRDTLSPDLPRIDALSEREKADLVAFLHSLSPDPATAADSLAVTSAPESETSDTLTIVQKDKRFSHRHVHIRVGETLTIQNQDTRAHNIRVFEDSMDFNSGYQEPGEHVSLPFTEPGTYHVFCGIHPKMKLKVDVE; encoded by the coding sequence ATGCGCTTTTCCGCGATCGATCCTTTCCACGTCCTGATCGGCAGCCTGGTTTGCACCCTGCTGGGCGGCATGCCCGCCCTGGCGGAACGGAAATTCGATCCGGCGGTGGCATCGGTGCTGGCCGACTATGTCAGGCCCGGATCGGTTCCCTTTCCGGACGACAACCCCTTCACCGAGGCGAAGGCCGAACTGGGCCGCAAGCTGTTCTTCGACGCCAGCCTGTCCGGAGCGGGAGACCGGTCGTGCGCCACCTGCCACGCGCCTGTTTCCGGCTGGCAGGACGGGGTGCCGGCCCACCAGGGACTGGACGGAACGCCCTTGGGGCGCCGGACGCCCTCGGTCCAGGACGCGGCCTGGGGCGAGCTGTTCTTCTGGGACGGCCGCGCCGGCAGCCTGGAGGAACAGGCCCTAGGCCCGGTCCAGAACCCGCGCGAGATGAACCAGACCCTGGAAGGCATGGTTCGGACCCTGGAGGTCGACCCGGAGTATCCGCCCCTGTTCGCCCGGGCCTTCCCGGAGGACCCGAGGATCACGCCGGTCACCGTCGCCAAGGCGCTTGCCACGTTCCAGCGAACCCTGGTGTCCGGCGTGACGCCCTTCGACCGCTGGGTCGGCGGTGACGGCGGGGCCATCAGCGAGGAGGCGAAGCGGGGCTTCCAGGTTTTCACCGGACCCGCCGGCTGCTCCTCCTGCCATTCCGGCTGGCAGTTCACCGACCACGCCTTCCACGACATCGGCCTGCCCGGCGAGGACCTCGGCCGCGGCGCGATCCTGGGCTTGCCGGAGTTGAACCACGCCTTCAAGACGCCGCCGTTGCGGAACGTCGCCGACCGCGCCCCCTACATGCATGACGGCTCGATCGGGACGCTGGAAGGGGTGGTCGAGCATTACCGTAGCGGGATCGTCCGGCGGGACACTCTGTCGCCCGACCTGCCGAGGATCGACGCGCTGTCCGAGCGGGAGAAGGCCGACCTGGTGGCTTTCCTCCACAGTCTCAGCCCCGATCCCGCGACCGCGGCGGACAGTCTTGCCGTCACCTCGGCGCCGGAGTCCGAAACCTCCGATACGCTGACGATCGTGCAGAAGGACAAGCGGTTCAGCCACCGCCATGTCCATATCAGGGTGGGCGAGACCCTGACGATCCAGAACCAGGACACGCGGGCTCACAATATCCGCGTGTTCGAGGACAGCATGGACTTCAACAGCGGGTACCAGGAACCGGGCGAACATGTCAGCCTGCCCTTCACCGAACCCGGCACCTATCACGTGTTCTGCGGCATCCATCCCAAGATGAAGCTCAAGGTGGACGTGGAGTAG
- the gltX gene encoding glutamate--tRNA ligase, translated as MSVAVRFAPSPTGQLHVGNIRLALVNWLFARSQGGSFLLRLDDTDLERSTADYAAGIERDLRWLGLEWDRFARQSDRLDRYAAAVERLKGAGRLYPCYETAEELSLKRKSLLGRGLPPIYDRAALRLADADRARLEAEGRTPHWRFLLEHEPVEWDDLVRGPQHFHGRDLSDPVLIREDGRTLYTLSSVVDDIELDITHVIRGEDHVANTAVQVQLWQALGGPVPGFAHLPLLTDATGAGLSKRLGSISVASLRDDQGVEPMAINSLLAKLGTSDAIEARMSLAELAAEFDMAKVARGAPKFDPEELARLNARVLHATPFEAVAGRLQALGFGGIDATFWKAVRPNLSRLADVAEWWHVAREPIEPVVEDAEFASAAAALLPADPWDDTTWSTWTGAVKSATGRKGKGLFMPLRLALTGRDHGPELKNLLPLIGRERAEARLAGRVA; from the coding sequence ATGAGCGTCGCCGTCCGTTTCGCGCCGAGCCCGACCGGCCAGCTCCATGTCGGAAACATCCGCCTGGCGCTGGTCAACTGGCTGTTCGCCCGCAGCCAGGGAGGCAGTTTCCTGCTGCGTCTCGACGATACCGACCTGGAGCGGTCGACGGCCGACTACGCCGCCGGGATCGAGCGCGACCTGCGCTGGCTGGGCCTTGAATGGGACCGCTTCGCCCGGCAGTCCGACCGGCTGGACCGCTACGCGGCGGCGGTCGAGCGGCTGAAGGGGGCGGGGCGCCTCTATCCCTGCTACGAGACCGCCGAGGAACTGTCGCTCAAGCGCAAGAGCCTGCTGGGCCGTGGCCTGCCGCCGATCTACGACCGTGCCGCGCTGCGGCTGGCCGATGCCGACCGGGCGCGCCTGGAAGCCGAGGGTCGAACGCCGCACTGGCGCTTCCTGCTGGAGCACGAGCCGGTGGAATGGGACGACCTGGTGCGCGGCCCGCAGCATTTCCACGGACGGGACCTCAGCGACCCGGTGCTGATCCGCGAGGACGGGCGGACGCTCTACACGCTGTCCTCGGTCGTCGATGACATCGAGCTGGACATCACCCACGTCATCCGGGGGGAGGACCACGTCGCCAACACGGCGGTGCAGGTCCAGCTCTGGCAGGCGCTGGGCGGACCGGTGCCGGGCTTTGCCCACCTGCCGCTGCTGACCGACGCGACCGGGGCGGGCCTGTCGAAGCGGCTGGGCAGCATCAGCGTCGCCAGCCTGCGCGACGACCAGGGCGTCGAGCCGATGGCGATCAACAGCCTGCTCGCCAAGCTGGGCACGTCGGACGCGATCGAGGCCCGCATGAGCCTGGCCGAGCTGGCGGCCGAATTCGACATGGCCAAGGTCGCCCGTGGCGCCCCCAAGTTCGATCCGGAGGAACTTGCCCGGCTGAACGCCCGCGTGCTCCACGCGACGCCTTTCGAGGCGGTCGCCGGCCGGCTGCAAGCCCTGGGCTTCGGCGGGATCGACGCCACCTTCTGGAAAGCGGTGCGGCCGAACCTGTCGCGGCTGGCCGACGTCGCGGAGTGGTGGCATGTCGCCCGCGAGCCGATCGAGCCGGTGGTCGAGGACGCGGAGTTCGCCTCGGCCGCCGCGGCCCTGCTGCCGGCGGATCCTTGGGACGATACGACCTGGAGCACCTGGACCGGCGCCGTCAAGTCGGCGACCGGGCGCAAGGGCAAGGGCCTGTTCATGCCGCTGCGCCTGGCGCTCACCGGCCGCGACCATGGACCGGAGCTGAAGAATTTGTTACCTCTGATCGGTCGCGAGCGGGCGGAAGCGCGGCTCGCCGGCCGGGTTGCCTGA
- the cysS gene encoding cysteine--tRNA ligase has product MALDLFNTLTRQKERFEPLVPGKVGLYVCGPTVYDYAHIGNARPVVVFDVLYRLLRRLYGQVRYVRNITDVDDKIIDRARESGEEIDSVTSRTTEAYHHDMAALNALPPDVEPRATAHVAQMIRMIGRLIATGNAYEAEGHVMFSVPSMADYGRLSRRSRDELIAGARVEVAPYKRDPADFVLWKPSAPEVPGWDSPWGRGRPGWHIECSAMAEEHLGETFDIHGGGLDLIFPHHENEIAQSACAHGGAPLARYWVHNGFLTVEGEKMSKSLGNFFTVRDLLAEFPGEAIRLTLLGAHYRQPLDFTRDGLKQSKATLDRWYTALRSVEDVPASRDQVPAEVMAALEDDLNTPLAISHVHGIVTALNKATEPAERAALKAALLGAGGVLGLLGQGPTEWFRGGDAGGPDAAAIEDLIEQRKQARKSKDFAAADRIRKELADQGIVLEDGPGGTTWKRA; this is encoded by the coding sequence GTGGCGCTGGATCTCTTCAATACGCTGACACGCCAGAAGGAACGGTTCGAGCCGCTGGTGCCGGGCAAGGTGGGCCTCTATGTCTGCGGCCCGACGGTCTATGACTACGCCCATATCGGGAATGCGCGCCCCGTCGTCGTGTTCGACGTGCTGTACCGGCTGCTGCGGCGGCTGTACGGCCAAGTCCGCTATGTCCGGAACATCACCGACGTCGACGACAAGATCATCGACCGCGCGCGGGAGAGCGGGGAGGAGATCGACAGCGTCACCTCGCGCACGACCGAGGCGTACCACCACGACATGGCCGCGCTGAACGCCCTGCCGCCGGATGTCGAGCCTCGGGCGACCGCCCATGTCGCCCAGATGATCCGGATGATCGGGCGCTTGATCGCCACCGGCAACGCCTACGAGGCCGAAGGACACGTGATGTTTAGCGTGCCGTCGATGGCGGACTATGGCCGGCTGTCGCGCCGGTCCCGGGACGAGCTGATCGCCGGCGCCCGGGTCGAGGTCGCGCCCTATAAGCGCGACCCGGCCGACTTCGTGCTGTGGAAGCCCTCCGCTCCCGAGGTGCCGGGCTGGGACAGCCCCTGGGGGCGGGGACGGCCGGGCTGGCATATCGAGTGCTCCGCCATGGCGGAGGAGCACCTGGGGGAGACGTTCGACATCCATGGCGGCGGGCTCGACCTGATCTTTCCGCACCATGAGAACGAGATCGCCCAGTCGGCCTGCGCCCATGGCGGCGCCCCGCTGGCGCGGTACTGGGTCCATAACGGCTTCCTGACGGTCGAAGGCGAGAAGATGTCCAAGAGCCTGGGCAACTTCTTCACCGTCCGCGACCTGCTGGCCGAATTCCCCGGGGAGGCGATCCGGCTGACCCTGCTGGGCGCCCATTACCGCCAGCCGCTCGACTTCACCCGGGACGGGCTGAAGCAGTCCAAGGCGACCCTGGACCGGTGGTACACGGCGTTGCGCTCGGTCGAGGACGTGCCCGCGTCCCGCGACCAGGTGCCGGCCGAGGTGATGGCGGCGCTGGAGGACGACCTGAACACGCCGCTGGCGATCAGCCACGTCCACGGCATCGTGACGGCCCTGAACAAGGCGACGGAACCGGCGGAGCGCGCGGCGCTGAAGGCCGCCTTGCTGGGTGCCGGCGGCGTGCTGGGCCTGCTCGGGCAGGGTCCGACCGAATGGTTCCGCGGCGGCGATGCCGGCGGGCCGGACGCCGCGGCCATCGAGGACCTGATCGAGCAGCGCAAGCAGGCCCGCAAGTCCAAGGACTTCGCGGCGGCCGACCGGATCCGGAAGGAGCTGGCCGACCAGGGCATCGTGCTGGAGGACGGTCCCGGCGGGACCACCTGGAAGCGGGCATGA
- the cimA gene encoding citramalate synthase has product MTMGERIYLYDTTLRDGAQTQGVDFSVADKTAIARDLDLLGIDYVEGGWPGANPTDDAFFADPPQLRNATFTAFGMTRRPGRSAANDPGLAGLVGAKCAAVCMVGKTWDFHVDVALNIPRSENLELISDSIRLIRERKGEALFDAEHFFDGYKANPDYAVDCLMAAFEAGARWIVLCDTNGGSLPDEVERIVRAVAERIPGTNLGIHTHNDTENAVANSLAAVRAGARMIQGTLNGLGERCGNANLVSLIPTLMLKMGFETGITAEGLRRLTQVSRGLDERLNRAPDRHAPYVGESAFAHKGGLHVSAVEKDPTSYEHVDPASVGNRRCIVVSDQAGRSNLLARFREIGIEIDARDERVADLVDLVKRREYDGYAYDGAEASFELLARRALGEVPDFFRLQSFRVIDERRWNARDELITLSEATIKLDVGSQSLMTVAEGNGPVNALDIALRKALVPAYPDLEGLRLVDYKVRILTPNDGTKAVTRVMIESTDGCGDRWTTVGVSANVIDASYNALHDSITYRLYRASIAAARDGR; this is encoded by the coding sequence ATGACCATGGGCGAGCGCATATATCTCTACGACACCACCCTGAGGGACGGCGCGCAGACCCAGGGCGTCGATTTCTCCGTGGCCGACAAGACGGCCATCGCCCGGGACCTGGACCTGCTGGGGATCGATTACGTGGAGGGCGGCTGGCCGGGCGCCAACCCGACCGACGACGCCTTCTTCGCCGACCCGCCGCAGCTGCGGAACGCCACCTTCACCGCCTTCGGCATGACCCGCCGGCCCGGCCGGAGCGCCGCCAACGACCCCGGCCTGGCCGGCCTGGTGGGTGCGAAATGCGCCGCGGTCTGCATGGTCGGCAAGACCTGGGACTTCCATGTGGACGTGGCGCTGAACATCCCGCGTTCGGAGAACCTGGAGCTGATCTCCGACAGCATCAGGCTGATCCGGGAGCGCAAGGGCGAGGCGCTGTTCGACGCGGAGCATTTCTTCGACGGCTACAAGGCCAACCCGGACTACGCGGTTGACTGCCTGATGGCGGCCTTCGAGGCCGGAGCCCGCTGGATCGTGCTGTGCGACACCAACGGCGGCTCCCTCCCGGACGAGGTCGAACGGATCGTCCGCGCCGTGGCGGAGCGCATTCCCGGAACCAACCTGGGCATCCACACCCACAACGACACGGAGAACGCCGTCGCGAACTCCCTGGCGGCCGTGCGTGCCGGCGCCAGGATGATCCAGGGGACGCTGAACGGGCTGGGCGAACGCTGCGGCAACGCCAACCTGGTCTCGCTGATCCCGACGCTGATGCTGAAGATGGGCTTCGAGACCGGGATCACCGCCGAGGGCCTGCGCCGCCTGACCCAGGTCTCGCGCGGGCTGGACGAGCGGCTGAACCGCGCGCCCGACCGGCACGCTCCCTATGTCGGGGAGAGCGCGTTCGCCCACAAGGGCGGCCTGCATGTCTCGGCGGTGGAGAAGGACCCGACGAGCTACGAGCATGTGGACCCGGCCAGCGTCGGCAACCGCCGGTGCATCGTCGTCTCGGACCAAGCCGGCCGGTCGAACCTGCTTGCCCGGTTCCGCGAGATCGGCATCGAAATCGATGCCCGCGACGAGCGCGTCGCCGATCTGGTCGACCTCGTCAAGCGGCGGGAATATGACGGGTACGCCTATGACGGCGCCGAAGCGAGCTTCGAGCTGCTGGCCCGCCGCGCCCTGGGCGAGGTGCCGGATTTCTTCCGCCTGCAGAGCTTCCGGGTCATCGACGAGCGGCGCTGGAACGCCCGGGACGAGTTGATCACCCTGTCGGAAGCGACGATCAAGCTGGATGTCGGCAGCCAGTCGCTGATGACCGTCGCCGAGGGCAACGGCCCCGTCAATGCGCTGGACATAGCGCTCCGCAAGGCGCTCGTGCCCGCCTATCCGGACCTGGAGGGGCTCCGGCTGGTCGACTACAAGGTCCGCATCCTGACGCCGAACGACGGAACCAAGGCGGTGACACGGGTCATGATCGAGAGCACCGACGGCTGCGGCGACCGCTGGACGACGGTCGGCGTCTCGGCCAACGTGATCGACGCGTCCTACAACGCGCTGCACGACAGCATCACCTACCGGCTGTACCGCGCCAGCATCGCCGCGGCGCGGGACGGCCGTTGA